In Flavobacterium praedii, the DNA window TCTGTCATGACGCTTTCATAATGTTGTTTCTTACTCTTTTTTATAAATCGGGAAACGAAGCACCCCTTCATTCCCCGATTTAAAACTAACCCAACTCATTTATTTTATCCACTCGGTTTTGAAAGTGGTTTTTCCAGTTAATGGATTTGATGTTGCTTCAAAATTGTTTCCTTTTTTGGAAACAGTTATTGTTTGTACGGCATCTGTCGCTGGCAAGAATACTTTGGCAGTTGCTGTAGTCGTAGCCTCAGTAGCGTATACTTTTAAAGTTAATTTGCTCCAGTCCATGTCTTTTGTGGATTGTGCCAATGCAATATGAGGAATCGCTGAACCGTCTCGAACCAAAACTACAATTGGAATAGCACCCGCTTTGATTTTATGCCATCCTCCTTGGTATACTTGTTTGGTTTGGTAATCAATCCAAGTTCCTGCTGGAAGATAAACGTCTCTTTCGGTTACTTCTTCGAATAAAGGAGCAACCAACATACTGGTTCCAAATAAATATTCATTGTCTACCAGCCAAGCTCCTGGATCATTTGGATATTCTAGGAATAAAGCACGCATCATCGGCAATCCTTTTTGAGAACTTTCTTTGGCTTGCGCATAGATGTATGGCATTAATTCGTAACGCATATTATCAGCGTTTCTAAATCCTTCCAAGAAATCTTTGCTGTACAACCAAGGTTCGCGCGGAGGCTCACCATGGCTTCTTACATGAGAGGTTAACATTCCGAATGGCGCCCATCTGCGGTATAAATTCTCAGGTGATTTAGTAGCAAAACCTCCTACATCGTGACTCCAAAAACTGAATCCACACAGTCCCAATGAAAGTCCACCTCTCAATTCGGCTGACATGGCCCCGTTACTTGTTTCGGCATCACCGCCCCAATGTAAGGGGTAACGTTGGCTTCCTGCCCAAGTACTTCTGGCCCAGATTAAAGTATATCCTTTTTCTTTTTGAGTAATTTCAGCTACTGCTTTGTTGTAACGCAATGGGTATAAATTGTGCTCGTAGAAACCGGTACGTCCTGAATTATAGATTCCGTCTGGCGGTGCAGCTTCTCCAAAATCCACTTTAAAAACAGAAACCCCTTGGTCAAATAAATGTTTTAATTTGGCTTGGTACCAAGTCACAGTTGCAGGATTCGAAAAATCCAATACTGCATCTTCGTAAGGCAAGTTTCCTTTGCGGTCTCTTACGGCAAGACCTTTATCCATAATTTCGTTGAACAAGGTATTTTTTGGAGAGAAATATGGTAATTGCCATAAACATACATGGAAACCGTCATCTTTCATATCCGACATCATTTTTACAGCATCTGGAAAACGGTCTTTTGAAAATTCATAATTATTTCTCCAATCGACATCAAACCAACCTGTATCAAAGTGAATTACATCGGTTGGGATTTTATAGGCGCGTAAATCTTTGGCAACTTGACGGCCTTCTTTTTCAGAGAAATAAGTGATGCGACTCATCCAGAAACCAAATGACCAAAGCGGTGGCATTGCTGCTTTTCCAGTTAGATTCGTGTATTCATCCAATATTTCTTTTGGTTCTCCGATGAAGAAAAACAAATCGGCTTCATCATCGCCAATGTACATTTCATTCGCACTACCAAAATACCTTCCAAAATCACAGGTGATTGGAGTAGAATGGTGCATGAACACTCCATACCCACGGCTACTCATGTAAAATGGAACCGGTTTGTACATGGTTTCGTTTTGAATACCATTGGCATCATCCGTCCATAAAACTACCTTTTGTCCGCGTTTGTTGAATTGGGTAAATGATTCCCCACATCCAAATATTTTTTCGTCCGGTTCTAAGCTGAAAGCCGCTCCCATGCTTCTGGAATAATCACTGTTTCTGCGAACAAACGAGAACGGAAGTGTTGGAGTATAGGTGTTTTTAAAATCAGAATCGTGAAGCGTGCTTGTTAGCAGCTTTCCTTTTTCGTCATAAATTTTTACGTGCCAAGGTTTTGACAAAATCTCAACAGAACCATGTTTACTTGTGTACTTATAACCTCCTTCGATTTTAGAAGATTTCCATAATTCCGGGTGGTTTGGAGCGACTCCATCAACGAGCATTAAAGACGTAGCTTCCGGATGAAATTGTGGTCCCGAAGTCGTTTTAATACGAATGGATCGATCCGATACAAACTGAATTTGAAATGGCAATTCCGGAGAAACTGCATACTCCGTCGTTGGAAATTCATTGGCAGGAACCACACCTGGCTTCATCATCATATTGTTGAAAGCCTGACGCGTCTGATAATTGTAACGCAAATATTTTATTGTTCCTTTTCCTGTTGCAGGGTCAAAACTGGTTAACTCATCAGCAAAATAAAACGTGTTTAGATAATTCTGAAAATCTTTGCTGATATCCATTGGTGCGTTAAGCACATCTGCATTTTGAATTTGTGCTGACGCTTTTGGCGAAAGCAAAAAACCAAAACCCATGAATAGAGACAGGGAAGCTATCTTTATTTTTTTCATTGTGTTCTTTTTAATATTATTTATATGTGTTTTATTCTGCTGAAATTGTAATTGTAGCTGCTTTCAAACCATTGGCGTTAGCTGTTAATTCAAGCTTTTCGGCTTTATTGCCAGACTGAATCACCACTAAACATTTTCCGTTAAGAGCAGTATGTTTTGTTCCTTTGTACAATTCGTGACTTACTGGATCTCCGCTACAAACACCTACAATTTTCCCGTTTCCTTTCAAAGAAAATTGAATTTCATTATTGGCATTTGGCGAAAGCACTCCATTTGCATCGGTAATATCCACCGTTACGAAAGACAAATCATTTCCGTCGGCTTTGATGGTTGGTCTGTCTGCAGACAATTTTAAATTTGTTGCTGTTCCGGCTGTTTTGATTTCCGTTTCCAGAACTGTTTTACCATTTTTACGAGAAACCGCTTTCAATGTTCCTACTTGAAAAGGAATTCTCCACATTATATGCAAATCGTCTCCTTTTTTGGTTCGAACGCCAACCGATTTTCCGTTAAGGAAAAGCTCCACCTCATCGGCATTATTGTAGTATGCCCAAACATCAACGTTTTGACCTGCTGCCCAGTTCCAATGTGGAAAAAGATGCAACACCGTTTTATTGGTCCATTCACTTTGGTACATATAATAAACGTCTTTTGGGAAACCTGCTAAATCTACAATTCCAAAATACGAACTGATAGACGGCCATTCATAAGGAGTTGGTTCTCCAATATAATCAAAACCAGTCCAGATGTACATTCCGGCAAGGAAATCGTGTTTTTTCATCACTTTCCAAGTCGCTTCGTGGGTTGAACCCCAAGGTGCCTGCACCTGATCGTAAGCCGATACTGTATTGCCTGGATTTCCATCGGTAAATTTAAGATCCCATCTTACCGGCCATTTCTTAACGACATCCGAAACATTATCATAATAGCCGCGTGTTTCTAAAGCCGAAGTCGTTTCGGTGGCAATAAACGGAGTGTTTGGAAAGTTTTTTTGATGGTATTCAAAAGTTTGATGCGCATAATTGTAGCCTATAATATCCAAAGCTCCTGAAGTAGCTAATTTATTGAAATCCGTTTTTGCCTTTTCGAATTGTAGCGTTACGTCATCAATATTCATATTAACTGCAGGATTCATTGCCGCTGTAACCAAACGTGTGGTATCCAGTTTTTTTACGATTGCCGATAATTCTTTGGCAATCACTGGACCTTCATCGCTCCATTGTTCCGGAATTTCGTTTCC includes these proteins:
- a CDS encoding alpha-xylosidase; the protein is MKKIKIASLSLFMGFGFLLSPKASAQIQNADVLNAPMDISKDFQNYLNTFYFADELTSFDPATGKGTIKYLRYNYQTRQAFNNMMMKPGVVPANEFPTTEYAVSPELPFQIQFVSDRSIRIKTTSGPQFHPEATSLMLVDGVAPNHPELWKSSKIEGGYKYTSKHGSVEILSKPWHVKIYDEKGKLLTSTLHDSDFKNTYTPTLPFSFVRRNSDYSRSMGAAFSLEPDEKIFGCGESFTQFNKRGQKVVLWTDDANGIQNETMYKPVPFYMSSRGYGVFMHHSTPITCDFGRYFGSANEMYIGDDEADLFFFIGEPKEILDEYTNLTGKAAMPPLWSFGFWMSRITYFSEKEGRQVAKDLRAYKIPTDVIHFDTGWFDVDWRNNYEFSKDRFPDAVKMMSDMKDDGFHVCLWQLPYFSPKNTLFNEIMDKGLAVRDRKGNLPYEDAVLDFSNPATVTWYQAKLKHLFDQGVSVFKVDFGEAAPPDGIYNSGRTGFYEHNLYPLRYNKAVAEITQKEKGYTLIWARSTWAGSQRYPLHWGGDAETSNGAMSAELRGGLSLGLCGFSFWSHDVGGFATKSPENLYRRWAPFGMLTSHVRSHGEPPREPWLYSKDFLEGFRNADNMRYELMPYIYAQAKESSQKGLPMMRALFLEYPNDPGAWLVDNEYLFGTSMLVAPLFEEVTERDVYLPAGTWIDYQTKQVYQGGWHKIKAGAIPIVVLVRDGSAIPHIALAQSTKDMDWSKLTLKVYATEATTTATAKVFLPATDAVQTITVSKKGNNFEATSNPLTGKTTFKTEWIK